Proteins encoded by one window of bacterium:
- a CDS encoding Crp/Fnr family transcriptional regulator: MRQYLRQSQLFAQLDDRSLEEIGAAASLKNSAKNELIFYQGDVAYAFFIVATGKVKVFKMSPEGKEQILLIANPGDSFAEAALFSGGRFPASAQALEDSVLIVISRERFVALIEHNPDIAVNLIARLAGLLRKMTSLVEELSLTDVTTRLAHYLADQVDGSPNGPVTIQLEEKKGVLAAQLGTIPETLSRSFARLVREKMIVMEGAEIRILDLQRMRELAGID, translated from the coding sequence ATGCGCCAATACCTCAGACAATCCCAGTTGTTCGCCCAGCTTGATGACCGTTCGCTTGAAGAGATCGGCGCGGCAGCCTCGCTCAAAAATAGCGCCAAAAACGAACTGATCTTCTATCAAGGGGATGTCGCGTACGCGTTTTTTATTGTCGCCACCGGCAAAGTGAAGGTCTTCAAAATGTCTCCCGAGGGTAAAGAGCAGATCCTGTTGATCGCCAATCCGGGTGATTCGTTTGCGGAGGCGGCGCTTTTTTCCGGCGGACGATTCCCGGCCTCGGCTCAGGCGCTCGAGGATTCCGTGCTGATCGTCATCAGCCGGGAACGGTTTGTCGCGCTGATAGAACATAATCCGGATATAGCGGTTAACCTGATCGCGAGGCTGGCCGGACTGCTGCGCAAAATGACCTCGCTGGTCGAAGAGCTCTCTTTGACCGATGTTACCACTCGATTGGCGCACTATCTGGCGGATCAGGTGGATGGTTCGCCGAACGGGCCGGTGACAATTCAGCTTGAAGAGAAAAAGGGGGTACTGGCGGCGCAGTTGGGGACGATCCCCGAAACTCTTTCCCGCTCCTTTGCCAGGCTGGTCCGGGAGAAGATGATCGTGATGGAAGGCGCGGAGATCAGGATACTCGACTTACAACGGATGCGCGAACTGGCCGGCATCGATTGA
- a CDS encoding CDGSH iron-sulfur domain-containing protein produces MELGNIKIRINQNGSAKIECLQAEITLPDGSVVVKEGAFSLCRCGLSAKKPFCDGTHKTSDFQG; encoded by the coding sequence ATGGAACTCGGCAATATTAAGATCAGAATCAACCAGAACGGCTCGGCCAAGATCGAGTGTCTTCAGGCGGAGATAACGCTTCCCGATGGCTCGGTCGTCGTGAAAGAGGGTGCCTTCTCGCTCTGCCGCTGCGGCCTTTCAGCGAAAAAACCATTCTGCGACGGCACACACAAAACGAGCGACTTCCAGGGCTGA
- a CDS encoding T9SS type A sorting domain-containing protein produces MINQIRFSSSFYGIVISILLVGVIQATELRLVQTNYVPNAGRLTHFKPFIDTRGVATGFVACDASTQALRIERFDSPSLSRIIQLPGEPYDITYYFSGDSLIVYAAYYTVYNLRIGRFVLANDTIVQNDIPVQYVNHPEYWSDFFEMEYLSIHLDSSNALAPVSVVLEWYCTYSWYDATQGYEDMTKSHSMVTSLDLSQVFSKGSNKYHLQGEFLPRPGRETFGIIASTGVGSYCDPWDCRSWYYVRNSVILWDAADSAIYERYFDTSIVSGALSGDLDDSRDGEEVVVAGYHRGLDNEAISGDNFVAAYSFASGRPQEIWRKQPMNGQVTFTPLCFWEGPDLLLLQRPSIPRVILIWHADTGEKFDSLYFYGPLVPRDFLILPDRQSGFSVFGGAGDSTYYYVLDIMTDVDDDLPPLPSAFTLSQNYPNPFNASTEICFSLERAADVTLTVHNLLGQGVKTLVDGRTSAGEHRVTWDGTDDSGESCATGVYLYRLQTEDRSESRKMLLLK; encoded by the coding sequence ATGATTAACCAAATCAGATTCTCTTCGTCATTCTATGGTATTGTAATCTCAATTCTGCTTGTCGGCGTCATCCAGGCTACCGAGCTAAGACTTGTCCAGACGAACTATGTTCCAAACGCCGGCCGCCTGACCCACTTCAAGCCGTTCATCGACACACGGGGTGTGGCAACTGGATTTGTCGCGTGTGACGCGAGCACCCAAGCGCTACGTATAGAGCGATTTGATAGTCCTTCGCTCTCGAGGATAATACAGCTCCCCGGCGAACCGTACGATATTACCTACTATTTCAGCGGTGACTCTCTGATAGTCTATGCCGCATACTATACGGTGTACAATCTGCGCATTGGTCGTTTTGTATTGGCCAATGATACCATAGTACAGAATGATATTCCCGTTCAGTATGTCAACCATCCTGAGTATTGGTCGGACTTCTTTGAAATGGAATATCTGAGCATTCATTTGGACAGCAGTAACGCACTGGCTCCAGTTTCTGTAGTTCTCGAGTGGTATTGCACGTACAGTTGGTATGACGCTACACAGGGATATGAGGATATGACCAAGTCGCATTCTATGGTCACATCGCTTGATCTAAGCCAGGTATTCTCCAAGGGGTCGAATAAATACCATTTGCAGGGGGAGTTTCTGCCTCGCCCTGGCCGAGAGACATTTGGAATAATAGCTTCGACAGGAGTTGGTTCCTACTGTGACCCTTGGGACTGCCGGTCCTGGTATTATGTCAGAAACTCGGTAATCCTTTGGGACGCTGCTGACAGTGCTATATATGAGAGGTATTTCGACACTAGTATCGTCTCCGGGGCGCTGAGCGGCGATCTGGACGATTCGCGCGATGGGGAGGAAGTAGTCGTAGCAGGGTATCACAGAGGTCTTGATAATGAGGCAATAAGTGGCGACAATTTTGTCGCCGCGTATTCGTTTGCTTCTGGCAGACCACAGGAGATCTGGCGAAAGCAGCCGATGAACGGACAGGTCACTTTCACCCCTCTCTGCTTCTGGGAAGGCCCAGACTTACTGCTCCTTCAACGCCCAAGCATTCCGCGGGTCATCCTGATCTGGCATGCCGATACCGGTGAGAAGTTTGACTCACTCTATTTCTACGGACCGCTGGTGCCCCGGGATTTTCTCATTCTACCTGATCGTCAATCCGGGTTTTCCGTTTTCGGGGGTGCAGGCGACAGCACATATTATTATGTGTTGGACATCATGACTGATGTTGATGACGACCTGCCGCCTCTCCCATCCGCTTTCACCCTCTCCCAAAACTACCCCAACCCGTTTAATGCGTCGACGGAGATATGCTTCTCGCTTGAACGGGCGGCTGATGTGACGCTCACCGTCCATAATCTCCTCGGTCAGGGAGTGAAAACGCTGGTTGACGGGAGAACCAGCGCCGGTGAGCATCGGGTTACGTGGGATGGCACAGACGACTCGGGAGAATCTTGTGCTACCGGTGTCTATCTCTATCGCCTGCAGACCGAAGATCGGTCGGAATCGCGGAAGATGCTGCTGCTCAAGTAA
- a CDS encoding PIG-L family deacetylase, with protein sequence MTENSRYDLLSIGAHPDDVEVGTGGVLIDLQKRGYKCGLVILTQGEMGTGGTVEIRKQEVKDAAAILGADIVQTFDWGDTRLEDSYDKRLELARIIRQTRPKIILAPYPHVGHGRRQSHPDHVASGVIALNAANLAALKKVDIPGEPHLVTRIFHYFLPPGVTPNFVVNITPHFEQWIAAFSAHRSQFLNPEKSRDYIENLTAMARSFGLQARCKYGQGFYAVEPVLVSDIMTLADEQAGLV encoded by the coding sequence ATGACCGAGAATTCCAGATACGACCTGTTATCGATCGGGGCACACCCGGACGATGTGGAGGTCGGCACCGGTGGCGTGCTGATCGACCTGCAGAAGCGGGGTTACAAGTGCGGCCTGGTGATCCTGACCCAGGGGGAGATGGGGACCGGAGGCACGGTTGAGATCAGGAAGCAGGAAGTCAAGGATGCTGCGGCTATTCTCGGAGCAGATATCGTCCAGACTTTCGACTGGGGAGATACCCGACTGGAAGACAGCTACGATAAGCGGCTGGAACTGGCCCGGATCATCCGGCAAACCCGCCCCAAGATCATCCTAGCTCCATACCCCCATGTCGGACATGGACGGCGTCAATCACACCCTGATCATGTCGCCAGCGGGGTTATCGCGCTTAATGCGGCCAACCTGGCGGCACTGAAGAAAGTCGACATCCCGGGCGAGCCACACCTCGTGACCAGGATCTTCCACTACTTCCTTCCGCCGGGAGTGACGCCCAATTTCGTGGTAAATATCACGCCGCATTTCGAGCAGTGGATCGCGGCCTTCTCCGCACATCGATCGCAGTTTCTTAATCCGGAAAAGTCGCGCGACTATATCGAAAACCTGACTGCCATGGCCAGATCATTTGGTCTACAGGCTCGCTGCAAATATGGCCAGGGGTTTTATGCGGTAGAGCCGGTGCTGGTCAGCGATATCATGACGCTCGCCGATGAACAGGCCGGATTGGTCTAG